Genomic DNA from Turicibacter faecis:
TATAACCGGTAACAACGGTCCAAAGATTTCTTCATCCATTAGTGAATCTTCCAATGTGACTTGACTAAAAACAGTGGGTGCAATATAACATTCCCGGATATCAACCTCTCCCCCACAATAAATTTTTAAGCGATTCTCTTCGATGAGTGAAGCCAACCGTTTCGTGTGCGATGAATTAACAATTCGTCCATAATCATCATTTTCTAACGGGTTTTCTCCATAAAAACATTGAATGGCCCTCTTTAATTGATCTAAAAAATCATCATAAACCTCTTCGTGAACCAAAACGTAATCAGGGGCTACACAAGTTTGTCCATTATTCATAAACTTTCCCCATGTAATTCGTTGAGCCGCTAATTTTAAATGGGCAGTTTCATCCACAATCACTGGAGACTTTCCACCTAATTCTAACGTGAACGGAATAAGTTGTTCACTCGCCTTTTGCATGACTAACTTACCAACACGGACACTTCCTGTAAAAAAGATATAATCAAATGGAAGTGAAAGTAAGTGTTGATTAACAGTAACACCCCCTGTGACAATGGAGATATAATTGGCATTAAATGTTGAACTAATTAATTGAACAAGAACCCTTTCAACCGTCGGTGTCAACTCCGATGGCTTTAATATTGCCCCATTTCCTCCCGCAATTGCCCCGATTAACGGCTCAAGCAATAACTGTACAGGATAATTAAACGGAGCCATAATTAAAACGACACCATACGCAGATGCATAAACAGTCGAGGAGCCAATAAGTTGCGCACTTTCGCTCCTAACCCGACGAGGACGCATCCACTTTTTTAGACGTTTTAAAGTATAATCGATGGAAGTATACAAAAAACCAATTTCTGCTGTATACGATTCAAAGTCTGGTTTCCCTAAGTCTTCTTTTAATGCGCGCATTAACTCAGGCTCATACTTCTTAATCGCCTCTTTTAAGCGTTTTAAAGCCTCTATTCGGTCAGAAAAAGATAAGGGCCCGTGCATCGATAAATAATTTTTTTGCTTAATTAGTTGTTCATTCACGTTCATTTAATCACCCTTCTTAATAAAAAAACCTCTGCATAGCAGACGTTTCTTTTCTACTTCCTTTTACGGTGGTTTTCCTTACGGTTAATATAAAATCCAGCCATCACTGTAATAATTAACGAAATAATAAATACGATTAAAAAACCGTACGGATTATTTTGAAAAGGAACAGGAACATTCATTCCCCAAAAACTTGAAACAACCGTCGGAACAGCGATAATTACTGAAACGACCGTTAAAAACTTCATTACCATATTTAGGTTATTTGAAATAATTGTTTCAAATACGTTTAAGTTACTACTTAAAATATTTCCATAAATTTTTGACATGTCAATCGCCTGTTTATTTTCGATGATCACATCTTCTAACATCTCGGACTCTGGCGTATCATTTTTCTCTAATTTAACCAAACGCTCTAGTACAATTTGATTAGAACGTAAAGAAGAAGACAGGTAAACTAAACTTTTTTGTAAGTCTAGCATCTCAATTAAATCTTCATTTTTCGGAGAGTGCCGTAGGGCGCGCTCAACTTGACTACTTTTTCGTTCAATAACCCTTAGGTATCCTAAATATTGGATCGAAATCGTATATAAAATTTGATATATATGAGCATTAATACTCGTTGTTGGCATTTTAAGCCTTTTGGTAAAGACATTTAATTCCCTCGTGCATAACGTCAGTAACATATGATTAGTCTTTACAATTCCTAGTGGAACGGTTGAATAATACGTATCCGACTCAAAAGAGACGGGAACGTCAACGATAATCATCGTAAAATTATCTTCAATTTGGACACGTGAACGTTCCTCTTCATCGAGTGCCGTAATCACTGTCTCATATTCTAAATCATATACTTTACACAATTCTTCAACCTCTTGATGGGTTGGATCAATCAAGTTAACCCACTCAAATCCTCCGCTAGCTAATGAATTAATAAAATTCACTTCACTTCTCATCGAATCACCTCTTATCATTTCTCCCGATGTCGATCAAGATGAGCTGACATCTTTAGGATTCGTTTAATTGTCCGTATGGGAATGGAATCTTCCACGTGATGTCACCTCCTCAGAATTATCAACATAATAAAAGAACAAAAACTGACATCTTCCTAGTCTTTGTACCTCCAAAAGAAATATAACAGGATGAATTTCCTTATTTAGTATACTACTAATCTAGTAAATTAGCCACTAAAGAAACGACCTTTTTCACTTTTGTCGTATAATTAGACCTCCCCCCCTCCTTTCTTTCTCTTTTCACCGCCAATTAGAAAACTTAAAATCATGAAATAAAAAAGAGTTCTCCTTAACTTTTGTCATTATTTTCGCTATAATAAAGATAAATGACGATAAAGAAAGGACGTGACGGCAACATGAATAAACCATCTATCCCTGAAAAAATTGTACCTGAGGTAACAAGCAACTTGCGTAAAAATTTCGTACGTGTTCCCGATGTCATTCGAAATGCGAGCGGAATCCGAATCTTTGGAAAACGATTAAAATCATTTATTTTTACAACAGATGTTGCAATTATAAAGAATACAAATGCAGATGCAGTTATTGCTGTCTACCCCTTCACTCCACAACCGACCATTACACAGGCCATTATGTCAGTTTCAGATATTCCGGTTATTTGTGGCGTAGGGGGCGGGCTCACCCATGGTACCCGCTCAGGTAATATTGCCTTGCACGCCGAATTCCAAGGAGCCATTGCGGTCGTGTTAAACGCCCCAACACCGCAAGAAACCATTGAATATGTTAAGGAAACCATTGACATCCCTGTTGTCGTAACCGTCGTCTCTGAACATACAGACGTTCAATCACGCATTGAAGCAGGAGCCGATATCTTAAACGTAAGTGGTGGTTCAAAAACGGCAGCGATTGTTCGTAAAATTCGCGAACAATATCCAACTATCCCAATTATTGCAACAGGAGGACCTACTGATCAATCCATCCTCGAAACCATTGCTGCGGGGGCAAACGCCATTACTTATACACCGCCAACTAACGGTGAACTGTTCCGGGTGAAAATGGATCACTACCGTGAAATAGAAAATAGTGTTCAACACCACGAACCGATCGATCGTATTCATGAAGAAGAACTTTCATTAACTGAATAATTGCCTTTTAGAGCCATCGTGACTGATGGTTCTTTTATTTATGACGAATTGTCAATACAAATGCGACAGTTTCTCATGAAATAGCTCGAATGAAGTTTTCCAACCTAAGCATTTTCGTGGTCGATGATTAATGAGGAGGAGGGCTTCATCAATCTCTTTCTCACTAACTCGTGCTAAGTCCGTCTTCTTCGGAAAGAATTCTCGAAGAAGACCATTGGCATTTTCATTACTTCCTCTTTGCCAAGAGGAATAGGCGTCAGCGAAGTAAACAGGAACCTTTAAATCTGCTTCTACTTTGGAATAACAAGCAAACTCTTTTCCTCGATCAACGGTATAAGTTTTAAAGGTGTCTTTAGGAAAATGTTCATATAACTCACTAATCGCTCGGTACATTTCAGATGCTGAGCGATTTTCGATTTTAACGGCGACATAAAATCGTGTTTGACGTTCAATAAATGTAGCTAAACATCCTTTACTTTTACCACGGCTTGAAACAACTGTATCAAGTTCCCAATGACCAAATGCCTGACGTTTTTTTACCTCTTTCGGACGTTGATGAATTGATGTCCCAATGTTAAATCGTCCGCGTGTTTCTCGTGGTTTTCGGCGTTTTCCCTTTTGCCTTAAACAGCTTAAATCCCCTAACAAAATCGTTCCGTCATAAATCCAACGATAAATAGTTTTGAATGAAATAACACCCTTTAAAACCGTATTAGAAATTTGTTCAGGCGACCAGGTTAACTTTAAATAATGTTGGATGGTTTGAATAACTTCTTCAGATTTGGTCTCTGGACGATGACAAACTAAGCGACGTTGCTCGGCTAATTCATCTGCTAGCTCTGCTTGATACGTCTTTTGAGTATTTCGTTTTAGTTCACGAGCAATGGTTGAATGATGACGATTTAATTGCCCCGCAATTTGTCTCGTTGAATAACCCATTTTTGAAAGAACTTCTATACGTGTACGCTCAAATGTGTTAAGATGTTTATAACTCATAAATAGATCTCCTTGTTAAGAATTTGGTGTGGTAACTTCATTCTATAACAAAGAATTCTATTTATGAGCTTTTTTTATTTGTCGCACTTAATATTACAATCTGTCTTATAGAAAAAAGTGTGGCGATCACCACACTTTTTTTCTTTATTCATGACGTAATGCATCAATTGGATTAAGGTTTGCTGCCTTCATTGATGGAAGCAATCCAAAAATTAGCCCGATTGCAATCGAAAATACAACTGATCCGACAGTAGCCGGAAGACTAATCGCTACCGGTGTTTGTGAAACAACGGAAATGACTTTGGCGAGTATAATTCCCGCTAAAATTCCCAAGATCCCACCTAAGCTCGTTAATACGGCCGCTTCCGTCAAAAATTGGGCTAAAATTACTCGTTTTCTTGCCCCAATAGCTTTCTTCAAACCAATCTCATTTGTACGCTCAGTCACAGAAACGAGCATAATATTCATAACCCCAATGCCTCCGACGAGGAGTGAAATACTCGCAATCCACAACAATTGCTGATTCGTTGCAGCACTTAATTCTTGTAATTGCTTCGCCTGTTCAAGAATGTCAATGGCCTGATAACTTAATGTACTATCCCAAAGCTCAGCATTTAAAATATTCGCACAATCACGTCCTACTGTTCCCATATAATCGGTATGACTCGCCTTAACCGCGACATGTTGGGGTTCATCGTATGCATACACAACCGGCCAAACAACATCTGGAAGAAAAATGTTACCACCTTGGTTTTGATGGTAGGTATAGTAATCATCAATCGAGTGAATAACAGGTTTGGATTGATTAGCCAATTCAACAACCCCAATAATAATAAACGGTTCCCCTCTTATCTCCAACGTCTGTCCAATTGGACTTTCACTTTGAAAAAGACTTGAAGCAACATCCTGATCGATAATCATATTTTTTCTAAACTCCTGGTAATCCGAATCAATAAAGAGGCGTCCCTGACGGATCACATAGCCCATGACGTTAAAATAATCCTCATCTATTCCTTTCACGCTCGGCCCTTCTAATAAGGTGCTCTTATAATAGATTCCATCTGCATAACTTCTACTCCGATACAAAGAGGCACCTTCTACATGCTCTATCGCCTTGATCTCTTCCAACGTAGCGGGAGATACTTCTTTCGTCCCATACGGAATCTGGTCTCCCTCGACTTCATATCCATCTTGACTCAACTTAACCTGTACGACATTATTCCCTGACCCAATCAAATTCTGTTTAATTTGCTCATTTGTCCCTTTAATCGTAGAAACAATGGCAATAATCGACGCAATCCCAATAATAATACCTAACATGGTTAAGAAGGAGCGCATTTTATGTGACCAAATACCTTTTAGTGATAGCCCAATATTTTCGATCATAGTTATTCCTCTCCTTCTAGCATCACCTTAGCTTTTAACCCGTCCTTAATATTTTTAGTATACGGGAAGGCTAAATGATCTTCCTCGTTTACTCCCGAAAGAATTTCGATATACGAACCGTAAATAACCTTTCCTGTCTGAACACGTTCTTTGACTAAACGTTTATTCTGATCCACCTTATAAACAAATTTTTGGCCGTGATCCTCGCCGACATAGGCCATGTCGATGTAAAGAGTTTGTCCTTCCTCCTGCGGCGATTTTAGTGTGACTGACACATTCATATTTGGGCTTAATTGTTGATCTCCTTCAATGGTCGCAACAAATGGATAACGTGACACTTTCGGACCCCAATCTTGATTATCTTCAACAGGGTAGGGATAAATCTCTGTAATTCGTGCTTCATAGCTCATCCCCGTTTCATAAGACTGGATATCTACTACTTGACCGACATCTACCTTAGCCAATTGATATTCATTGAGCGTTCCCTTTAAGTAAAAGCCTTCATCACTTGTGACCACAAGAAGCGGGGTCCCATCGTCTATTTTAGACGGAAGGTCCTCTACCTTTTTTACAACACCGTTGACGCTACTTCGAACGGTCAATTGTTCGATTTCTTTTTTAATTTGTTGCTCCTTTAAGAGCGCTTCTTTATAATCCAACTCCAACCCTCTAACAGCTGACCGTTTCTCTTGAATCAATTGTTGAAGCTCCTCTTTTGAATAAGTATCCTCACCTTCTGTCCCATCTTGAACAGGTTCTTCGTCATCGGGTTGAGCAGCAGGAGGCTCCACCGAAATTGGCGGTTCCTCTTGACCTGGAACCTTCTCACCATCTGGCTCTAGGATTTCATCCTTTATCAGGGATAAGTAGTCTCCCACGCTCATCGAAACAACCCCCTCTGGAATTTTCAACCCTTCTCCATCAATGAAAAACGATTCTTTGTTTCCATCGTCTGAAAGAACGATTAAAATTAATTTCATTGGGGCAAAAACGGTGGTTTTTCCTACCTCATCTAATCCCTTTAAACGATATAAAAATGAAACATGTAACCGGTCTTTTTGATGAGCTTCTACTTGATACGTTCCATCCTCTAATGGGAAAAATTCGGAGTTATAATTTAACCCTTCTTTCGCATCCGTTCCCTCTTCCTGAGACGCTGTAACTGCCTTCGCCTGGTTGCTTCCTGTCGCAAAAGAACTCATCGATTGTAAGTTTTTCAACTCTTTTTTTGCCAATTGAATTTGAACATCTAACCCTTTAACTTTAGATTGTTGAACCTGTAATTCTAATTCTTTCAAACTTTGGTCATAAACAATTAAGGGGTCACCTACTTGTACCCGATCTCCCTCAGCAACTAAAACCTCTTTAACTGTTTTAAAATTCTCAAGCATGACCTCTTGGGTCATATTCGAGGCAATATACCCTGAAGATTCTTCTAAATCCCCCCACCATGAGGTACTTAAGTGGGCGACGGGAATCGTTTCAATTTCATTTGAACGCATAAATGTTAGATAGCAACCTATCCCTCCTATTAAAAGGATAAAAAGCATACCACCGAACATAAGTAATTTCTTCTTTTTCACCATTCCCATCTCCCTTTAACAGCCGAATGAATGAGCTCACCGTCTAAAATTGCAATCTGTCGATTCGCTGCCTGCGCTACCTTTGCGTCGTGAGTAATCATAACAATAGTAACGCCTTCATCATTTAATTGTCTAAATAAGTCCATAATTTGTACCCCTGATTTACTATCTAACGCTCCTGTTGGTTCATCTGCTAACAAAAGAGATGGATGATTTACAATTGCTCGTGCAATCGCAACGCGTTGCTTCTGCCCACCTGATAATTGCGTAGGCTTAAAATGAAGCCGATCACCGAGTCCAACCCTTTCAAGTGCCTGTATCGCGCGCCGACGGCGTTCACTTTTAGGAATTTTGGCATACGTCAAGGGTAACTCAACATTTTCAAGCGCACTTTGCGAAGATAAAAGTTGAAAATTTTGAAAAACAAATCCGATTTCATTTAATCGCAAGTCCGAAAGTTCGTCCTCAGATAAAGATAGAACATCTTTTCCATTCAAAAAGTAGTCACCCGATGTTGGCAAATCAAGACATCCTAAAATATTCATCAGTGTCGATTTTCCTGAACCCGAAGGTCCCATAACGGCGACATAATCACCCATTTCAACTGAAAAATTTATATTTTTTAACACTTCTACTTTTAATTTATCCTGAAAATAATTTTTTTGTATATTTTTCGCCTCTAATAGCATTTTTTACCCCCTATTCCTCAACCTCGGTTAATGAGCCATTTTGCATTTTCTCGCATGCAATCCCTTCTTTAACTTGCTCGTCGGGAAAGGCAATATAATCATCCCCTGTTAATCCATCTAAAATTTCATATCGTTGTTGTTGCTCATCATAAGCTCCTAATTGCACTTCGCGTTTTTCTAATTTATGATCATTTTCTACGTATACGTAGCTTTTATCATCTTCATTCATCAAATAGTAGTCATAAAGCCATATCCCCTCGGATGACTGATCCTGCCCCTCATCTAATTCCACGTAGACGTGTTGGCCTAAAATTAAATTTTCTGTCGATTCTAATTCAACATAAAAAGGATAATTGGTTGCCACCTCTGAATTTCCGCCCATATTTAAATCATTCGGGGTGAGCATATTATTTAAATCAATCATGGTTATTTTTCCTTTCCATGTTTGTTCCTTATTTACCCGTGATCGAACGATGACAGGCTGTTCTACCTGTAATTGTGAAACACTTTGCTCACTAACTGTTCCCTTAATGCGATAGTTGGTCATCGATAACAAGGTCATGTAGCTTTCGCCATTTCCCTCTGAAGCAGTGGCATCGCCCCCAATTGATTTAACAACACCTGTAACTGTACTTTTAACCACCGAATTTTCAACAGATGATTTTAATTGTTCGACTTCAACCTGTTTACTTTTCCTATCATACTCCGCCTGCTTTAGTTCATTCTGTGTCGTTAAAATTTGTGCTTTATGTTCAAGGCTTAATTCGTTTGCTCCTACTGAGGCATTATTGAGTAAACCTACCTGCTCATTTAAATCTGTTATAGATGCACTTAGCCGTTCTAACTCTAATTCAGCATGACTTAACTGTAGC
This window encodes:
- a CDS encoding aldehyde dehydrogenase, with translation MNVNEQLIKQKNYLSMHGPLSFSDRIEALKRLKEAIKKYEPELMRALKEDLGKPDFESYTAEIGFLYTSIDYTLKRLKKWMRPRRVRSESAQLIGSSTVYASAYGVVLIMAPFNYPVQLLLEPLIGAIAGGNGAILKPSELTPTVERVLVQLISSTFNANYISIVTGGVTVNQHLLSLPFDYIFFTGSVRVGKLVMQKASEQLIPFTLELGGKSPVIVDETAHLKLAAQRITWGKFMNNGQTCVAPDYVLVHEEVYDDFLDQLKRAIQCFYGENPLENDDYGRIVNSSHTKRLASLIEENRLKIYCGGEVDIRECYIAPTVFSQVTLEDSLMDEEIFGPLLPVISYRELTDIDACLLKHPHPLAFYIFSERHSFAQSLIHRYSFGGGCINDVVTHVASHRLPFGGVGTSGVGRYHGKASFDTFTYSKSVVKRSTKIPLHLVFPPYGSRVKWVKKIMK
- a CDS encoding magnesium transporter CorA family protein; this translates as MRSEVNFINSLASGGFEWVNLIDPTHQEVEELCKVYDLEYETVITALDEEERSRVQIEDNFTMIIVDVPVSFESDTYYSTVPLGIVKTNHMLLTLCTRELNVFTKRLKMPTTSINAHIYQILYTISIQYLGYLRVIERKSSQVERALRHSPKNEDLIEMLDLQKSLVYLSSSLRSNQIVLERLVKLEKNDTPESEMLEDVIIENKQAIDMSKIYGNILSSNLNVFETIISNNLNMVMKFLTVVSVIIAVPTVVSSFWGMNVPVPFQNNPYGFLIVFIISLIITVMAGFYINRKENHRKRK
- a CDS encoding hydrolase; this encodes MNKPSIPEKIVPEVTSNLRKNFVRVPDVIRNASGIRIFGKRLKSFIFTTDVAIIKNTNADAVIAVYPFTPQPTITQAIMSVSDIPVICGVGGGLTHGTRSGNIALHAEFQGAIAVVLNAPTPQETIEYVKETIDIPVVVTVVSEHTDVQSRIEAGADILNVSGGSKTAAIVRKIREQYPTIPIIATGGPTDQSILETIAAGANAITYTPPTNGELFRVKMDHYREIENSVQHHEPIDRIHEEELSLTE
- a CDS encoding IS30 family transposase; this translates as MSYKHLNTFERTRIEVLSKMGYSTRQIAGQLNRHHSTIARELKRNTQKTYQAELADELAEQRRLVCHRPETKSEEVIQTIQHYLKLTWSPEQISNTVLKGVISFKTIYRWIYDGTILLGDLSCLRQKGKRRKPRETRGRFNIGTSIHQRPKEVKKRQAFGHWELDTVVSSRGKSKGCLATFIERQTRFYVAVKIENRSASEMYRAISELYEHFPKDTFKTYTVDRGKEFACYSKVEADLKVPVYFADAYSSWQRGSNENANGLLREFFPKKTDLARVSEKEIDEALLLINHRPRKCLGWKTSFELFHEKLSHLY
- a CDS encoding ABC transporter permease, which encodes MIENIGLSLKGIWSHKMRSFLTMLGIIIGIASIIAIVSTIKGTNEQIKQNLIGSGNNVVQVKLSQDGYEVEGDQIPYGTKEVSPATLEEIKAIEHVEGASLYRSRSYADGIYYKSTLLEGPSVKGIDEDYFNVMGYVIRQGRLFIDSDYQEFRKNMIIDQDVASSLFQSESPIGQTLEIRGEPFIIIGVVELANQSKPVIHSIDDYYTYHQNQGGNIFLPDVVWPVVYAYDEPQHVAVKASHTDYMGTVGRDCANILNAELWDSTLSYQAIDILEQAKQLQELSAATNQQLLWIASISLLVGGIGVMNIMLVSVTERTNEIGLKKAIGARKRVILAQFLTEAAVLTSLGGILGILAGIILAKVISVVSQTPVAISLPATVGSVVFSIAIGLIFGLLPSMKAANLNPIDALRHE
- a CDS encoding HlyD family efflux transporter periplasmic adaptor subunit — protein: MKKKKLLMFGGMLFILLIGGIGCYLTFMRSNEIETIPVAHLSTSWWGDLEESSGYIASNMTQEVMLENFKTVKEVLVAEGDRVQVGDPLIVYDQSLKELELQVQQSKVKGLDVQIQLAKKELKNLQSMSSFATGSNQAKAVTASQEEGTDAKEGLNYNSEFFPLEDGTYQVEAHQKDRLHVSFLYRLKGLDEVGKTTVFAPMKLILIVLSDDGNKESFFIDGEGLKIPEGVVSMSVGDYLSLIKDEILEPDGEKVPGQEEPPISVEPPAAQPDDEEPVQDGTEGEDTYSKEELQQLIQEKRSAVRGLELDYKEALLKEQQIKKEIEQLTVRSSVNGVVKKVEDLPSKIDDGTPLLVVTSDEGFYLKGTLNEYQLAKVDVGQVVDIQSYETGMSYEARITEIYPYPVEDNQDWGPKVSRYPFVATIEGDQQLSPNMNVSVTLKSPQEEGQTLYIDMAYVGEDHGQKFVYKVDQNKRLVKERVQTGKVIYGSYIEILSGVNEEDHLAFPYTKNIKDGLKAKVMLEGEE
- a CDS encoding ABC transporter ATP-binding protein, giving the protein MLLEAKNIQKNYFQDKLKVEVLKNINFSVEMGDYVAVMGPSGSGKSTLMNILGCLDLPTSGDYFLNGKDVLSLSEDELSDLRLNEIGFVFQNFQLLSSQSALENVELPLTYAKIPKSERRRRAIQALERVGLGDRLHFKPTQLSGGQKQRVAIARAIVNHPSLLLADEPTGALDSKSGVQIMDLFRQLNDEGVTIVMITHDAKVAQAANRQIAILDGELIHSAVKGRWEW
- a CDS encoding efflux RND transporter periplasmic adaptor subunit, with amino-acid sequence MRKNKKKIVLLCVLCVLGILIPCTFFARKSLKNNEEGIVYVESVSSIHQLGSGSGLFQRYSGIVEPQETTEVKRNMDRVIKDVYVKVGDLVEEGTPLFSYETGELELQLSHAELELERLSASITDLNEQVGLLNNASVGANELSLEHKAQILTTQNELKQAEYDRKSKQVEVEQLKSSVENSVVKSTVTGVVKSIGGDATASEGNGESYMTLLSMTNYRIKGTVSEQSVSQLQVEQPVIVRSRVNKEQTWKGKITMIDLNNMLTPNDLNMGGNSEVATNYPFYVELESTENLILGQHVYVELDEGQDQSSEGIWLYDYYLMNEDDKSYVYVENDHKLEKREVQLGAYDEQQQRYEILDGLTGDDYIAFPDEQVKEGIACEKMQNGSLTEVEE